The Musa acuminata AAA Group cultivar baxijiao chromosome BXJ1-3, Cavendish_Baxijiao_AAA, whole genome shotgun sequence genome window below encodes:
- the LOC103978967 gene encoding small ribosomal subunit protein eS21 isoform X2 has translation MQNEAGEMTDLYIPRKCSATNRLITAKDHASVQINIGHLDESGVYTGQFTTFALSGFIRAQGDADSSLDRLWQKKKAEVRQQ, from the exons ATGCAGAACGAAGCTGGTGAGATGACCGATCTGTACATCCCGAGGAAATG TTCTGCTACGAACAGGCTCATTACTGCTAAGGACCACGCGTCGGTCCAGATTAATATCGGGCATTTGGATGAGAGTGGCGTGTACACGGGCCAGTTCACCACATTTGCACTTTCTGGATTTATCCGGGCTCAG GGTGATGCTGATAGTTCTCTGGATAGGCTTTGGCAGAAGAAGAAAGCTGAAGTCAGACAACAGTAG
- the LOC103978967 gene encoding uncharacterized protein LOC103978967 isoform X1, protein MQNEAGEMTDLYIPRKCSATNRLITAKDHASVQINIGHLDESGVYTGQFTTFALSGFIRAQIFYVLDPNLQPIPDPTDDDTDEIKAEQKKRNEDEVMCRGHILNALSDRLYDLYTVEPSAKAIWNALEFKYHAEEEG, encoded by the exons ATGCAGAACGAAGCTGGTGAGATGACCGATCTGTACATCCCGAGGAAATG TTCTGCTACGAACAGGCTCATTACTGCTAAGGACCACGCGTCGGTCCAGATTAATATCGGGCATTTGGATGAGAGTGGCGTGTACACGGGCCAGTTCACCACATTTGCACTTTCTGGATTTATCCGGGCTCAG atcttctatgtgcttgatccaaatcttcaaccaattcctgatccaaccgacgatgacaccgatgaaatcaaggctgaacaaaagaaaagaaatgaagatgaagttatgtgtagaggacacattctcaatgctctttcggaccggctttatgatctttatacggtggaaccatctgcaaaagcaatttggaatgctttggaattcaaatatcatgccgaggaagaag GGTGA